In Microbacterium sp. No. 7, the genomic window CGAACCTGCAGCGGCAGGGTCAGCTCGCGCTGTGGCCGCCGTCGCTCGGACAGGAGGCGGCGCAGGTCGGCTCGGTGCGGGCGGCCCGCGCGCAGGACCACATCTTCCCGTCCTACCGCGAGCACGTCGTGTGCACGGTGCGGGGCGTCGACCCGATCGACATCATCCGCATCATGCGCGGCGTCACGCACGGCGGCTGGAACCCGCTCGACCCCCGCAACGGCAACGTGCACCTCTACGCGATCGTGCTCGCGTCGCAGACGTTGCACGCGACCGGGCTCGGCATGGGGCTCGTGCTCGACGACCGCTGCGGCAGCGGCGACCCCGACCGCGACGAGGCGGTCATCGTCTACTACGGCGACGGCTCGTCGAGCCAGGGCGACGTGCACGAGGCGATGGTCTTCGCGGCCAGCTACCACACGCCGCAGGTCTTCTTCCTGCAGAACAACCAGTGGGCGATCTCGGTGCCGGTGAGCCGGCAGTCGCGCTCGCCGCTGCACGAGCGCGCGGCGGGCTACGGCATCCCCTCTCTGCTCGTCGACGGCAACGACGTGCTCGCCAGCTACGCGGTCTCCAAGCTCGCGCTCGACGAGGCGCGCGCCGGCGGCGGGCCGCGCGCGATCGAGGCGCGCACCTATCGCATGGGCGCCCACACCACGAGCGACGACCCCACGAAGTACCGCACCTCCGACGAGGAGCAGTCGTGGGCCCGGCGCGACCCCATCGCGCGCATGCGCGCCCACCTGGAGGGCCGCGGCGCCTCCGCCGCCTTCTTCGACGACGTGGATGCCGAGGCCGCCGCCTACGCGGACGACGTGCGCGTGCGCACGAACGAGCTCGGCGGCATCCCGGCCGCGGAGATGTTCGACCACGTCTACAGCGACCCGCATCCGGTGATCGCCGAGCAGAAGCGCTGGCTCGAGGACTACGAGGCCTCGCTCGAGGGGGGCCAGGCATGACCGACATGCAGACCATGCCGTTCGCGAAGGCGATCAACGCCGGCATGCGCGCCGCGATGCAGGCCGACGACCGCGTGCTGCTCATGGGCGAGGACATCGGCCCCCTCGGGGGCGTGTTCCGCGTGACCGAGGGGCTCCTCGCCGAGTTCGGCGATCGCCGCGTGCTCGACACCCCGCTCGCCGAGTCGGGCATCGTCGGCACCGCGATCGGGCTCACGATGGCCGGGTTCCGGCCCGTGTGCGAGATCCAGTTCGACGGCTTCGTCTTCCCCGCGTTCGACCAGATCACCGCGCAGCTCGCCAAGCTCACCAACCGGTATGCGGGCGCGGCATCCTTCCCCGTCGTCATCCGCATCCCCTACGGCGGGCACATCGGCGCGATCGAGCACCACCAGGAGAGCCCCGAGGGCTACTTCACGCACACGCCGGGGCTGCGCGTCGTGTCGCCCTCCACGCCCAACGACGGCTACTGGATGATCCAGGATGCCATCGCCTCGAACGACCCCGTCATCTTCTTCGAGCCCAAGTCGAAGTACTGGATGAAGGGCGAGGTCGACACGAACGAGCGCGCGCTGCCGCTGCACGCCTCGCGCATCGTGCGCCGGGGCACCGACGTGACCCTCGTGGGGCATGGCGCGATGGTCACGACGCTGCTGCAGGCCGCCGCGATCGCCGAGGGCGAGGGCGTCTCGTGCGAGGTCATCGACCTGCGCTCCCTCTCGCCCGTCGACTACGGGCCCCTGCTCGACTCCGTGCGCCGCACGGGCCGCATGGTGCACGCGCAGGAGGCGCCGGGCTTCAGCTCGCTGGGCTCCGAGATCGCGGCGACCGTCATGGAGAAGGCGTTCTTCGCCCTGGAGGCGCCCGTGCTGCGGGTCGCCGGCTTCGACGCGCCGTTCCCGCCCGCCGCGCTGGAGGGCATGTACCTCCCCGATCCCGACCGCGTGCTCGAGGCCGTCGACCGAGCGCTCGCCTACTGACATGCCCGCCGCACCCCCCACCGGTCCGCGAGACTGCATCGGCGCAACGAGACTGCCGGTGTGGCGTGCCGTCTCGTCGCACTCGTGCAGTCTCGCGGACAGGCGAGTGGGGTGGCGGGGCGGGGATGAGAGCATGAGCCGAGACAAGGAGCACCGATGAGCCAGACCTTCACCCTCCCCGACGTCGGCGAGGGCCTCACCGAGGCGGAGATCGTGCAGTGGCGCGTCGCGCCGGGCGACCAGGTCGCCGTCAACGACGTGCTCGTCGAGATCGAGACCGCCAAGTCGCTCGTCGAGCTGCCGTCGCCGTTCGCGGGCACCGTCGGCGAGATCCTCGTCACCGAGGGCACGACCGTCACCGTCGGCACGGCGATCATCACGATCGTCGGCGACCGGGAGGAGCCCGCTCCGCCGGCCGCCGCCGGGCCTGCGCCCGCGTCCGAGGGCGACGGCGCCGTGCTCGTGGGATACGGCACCGGGGGTGCCGCGCCGTCGCGCCGCAAGCGTGCCGCCGACGAGCATCCCGATCGCGTGAAGGCGTCGGTGGGCGTCGTCGCCAAGCCCCCGATCCGCAAGCTCGCCCGCGACCTCGGCGTCGACCTCGCGGACGTCACCCCCACGGGGCCGTCCGGCGAGGTCACGCGCGAGGACGTCGTGGGCCACGCGACCCAGGCCAGCGTGTTCCGCAACATCGCGACGCCCGCCCCGCCGGCCGAGCGCGAGCAGCGCATCCCGGTCGCGGCATCCGTCCCGCCGGTCGAGCGCGAGGAGCGCAGGGCCGAGGGCGGCTCGCGCGAGGAGACCATCCCCGTCAAGGGCGTGCGCAAGGCGACCTCGACCGCGATGGTGCGCTCGGCCTACACGGCGCCGCACGTGTCGGTGTGGGCCGACGTCGACGCGAGCCGCACGATGGAGCTCGTCAAGCGCATGAAGGCGTCGCCCGACTTCGCCGACATCAAGGTGTCGCCGCTGCTCATCATGGCGCGCGCCGTCGTGTGGGCCGTGCGCCGCACGCCGATGGTGAACGCCGCGTGGATCGACAACGAGGACGGCAGCGCCGAGATCCGCGTGCGCAACTACGTCAACCTCGGCATCGCGGCCGCGACGCCGCGCGGCCTGCTCGTGCCGAACATCAAGGATGCGCAGGACCTGTCGATGCGCGAGCTCGCGCGGGCGCTGGAGAAGCTCACGGTGACGGCGCGCGAGGGTCGCACGCAGCCCGTCGACCAGCAGAACGGCACGATCACGATCACGAACATCGGCGTGTTCGGGATGGACGCCGGGACGCCCATCATCAATCCCGGCGAGTCGGGCATCATCGCGCTCGGCGCGATCCGGCAGAAGCCGTGGGTCGTCGACGGCGAGGTGCGCCCCCGCTGGGTCACGACGGTGTCGGGGTCGTTCGACCACCGCGTGATCGACGGCGACGGCATGTCCCGCTTCGTCGCCGACGTCGCCTCCGTGCTCGAGGAACCCGCGCTGCTCCTGGACTGACGCACCTCACGCCCGCCGTCCTCGCGCACCGCGCCGGCGCTTCCCCGCGCCGAGATGGTGCCTTCTGCGCTGAGATGGTGGGTTTCTCGCCGGCACGGTGGACACCATCTCGGGGAGAAACGCACCGTCTCGGCGGGAAACGCACCGTCTCGACGGGAAACGCACCCTCTCGCCGAGAAACCCACCATGTCGGGGAGAGAAACCCATCGTCTCGCCGAGAAACCCACCGTCTCGGCGGGAGGGGCGGGGCGTAGGGTGGGTGGATGACGGGTTCGCGTGTGGTGGCGCCGGAGATCGGCGCGGGGGAGAAGCCGAAGGGGCCGGCATCCTATTTTCCGAGCATCGAGAAGACGTACGGACAGTCGGTGCAGCACTGGCTCGACCTCGTCGTCGAACGCCTCGACGCGGGTGAGGCGCACATGCAGGTGGTCGGCTGGCTGAAGCAGGAGCACGGTCTGGGCCACGGGCACGCGAACGCGATCGTCGCGTACGTGCGCGCCGAGCTCGCCTGAGTCGCAGCCCGGGTTCCGTCCTCGCGCCGAACCTGCCCCGCCGAGCGCGGAACGGCGCCCGCGGCACGGGATCCCGTGGGATCCGTTCGCCGCGGGCGCCGTCGTGCGTCGTCCGCCGTCGGGTCAGCGGCCGCCGCCGGGCATGCCCCCGCCGCCGGGCATGCCGCCTCCGCCGCCCATCGAACCGCCGGTGGGCGCGGTGGTCGTGTCGACGCGCACGGTGAGGGATGCCGTGATGCCGGCATCCGCCCCTCCCGTGACGGTCGCGATCTGCAGCGCGCCGCCGTCGTCGCCGAAGACGTTGTCGCTCTGGATCGAGCCGACGCCCGCGAGGTTCTGCGCCGATCCGTCGTAGGCGGGCAGGGTGTAGACCTCGTCGCAGATGTTCTGCGGAAAGCCGAGCTGTGACGTCGAGATCGCGTTCGTCGAGTCGGTGATGGACGCCTGGTCGGGGTAGACCTCGAAGTGGATGTGGGGCCAGCGGCCCGTGTAGCACCCGGGGAAGATCGAGGTGAAGGTGACCTGGCCGTTGTCGTCGGCGATCTGCACGCCGCGCAGGAAGGTCTCGTTCTCGACCCCCGACGAGTACATCGAGTAGCGGCCCTGCGCGTCGCAGTGCCACGCGTACACGGCCACGCCCGCGAAGGGCACGTCGCCGTTCGCCATGTCGGTGATGCGCAGCGTGAAGGTGAGCGGAACGCCCTCGGCCGTCGCGCCGCCGTCGATGCTGGAGCGGATGTCGCTGCGCACGACGCCCGACTGCTCCAGCACGTCGGGGCCGTTGGAGCCGTCGCCGGGGTAGGGGCCGGCCGTCTCGTCGGGGATCTCGCCCGCCGGCAGTGCCTCCTCGGTCGCCTCGGCGGTGGCGGATGCCGTGGGGCTCGGCGTCGCGCTCGGCGTCGTCGTGGGGGTGGCGGTCGCGGTCGCGGTGGGCGTCGCGCTCGTGGCCGCGGGCGTGCACGCCGCGAGGGCGAGGCTGCCCGCGCCGATGCCGACGAGGCTGAGGATGCCGCGCCGCGACACGAGTGTGCCGAGGTCGAACGGCAGTCCCTGGTCGACGACCTCGTCGTCGGGACGGTCGAGCAGTCGTCCCTCGTAGGCCGGTCCGGCGGGCGTGTTCTCGGGTTCGGGAATGCGGGTCATGCTCGTCTCCTGTCGTGCGATGCCTCTACGGTGCCGCGCCCGGCCAAGCTGCGCCCTCACGCAACCTATGCACCGCCTATGAACGCCCCGCCCGCGTCCGTCCCGGCCGGCGTCCGCCTCGCCCGCGTCCGTCCCGCTCGGCATCTGCCTCGCCCGCGTCCGTCCTGCCCGGCATCCGCACCCCGGCATCCCATCCGCGAGTCAATCCTCGCGCGCCGAGTCAATTCTCGAGTTGCGCTGAACGGGAATTGACTCGGCGCGCGGGGATTGACTCGGCGGGGGCAGTGGTGGGTGTGGCGTAAAGGAGAGAGGGCTGAGTTTGAGAATGGTTATCGGTATACGTACAGTGGATGCCGTGATGAAGAAGACGTTCGCTGCTGCTGCCCTGCTGACCGTGTCGGCTCTCGCGCTCGCGGGGTGCGCGGGCGCGCCCGGAGGAGAGGCGACCGAGAGCCCCGGCGGCGAGGCCGCGGGGCTGCAGGTCGTGGCATCCACCAACGTCTACGGGCAGATCGCCGAGGAGCTCGGTGCCGGCCGCGTCGAGGTGACCTCGATCATCACGTCGCTCGCCCAGGACCCGCACTCGTACGAGGCCTCCGCGCAGGACCAGCTCACGGTCTCGCGCGCCGACCTGCTCGTCGTCAATGGCGGCGGGTACGACGGATTCATGGATGCCCTCATCGAGGGCAGCGGCACCGAGGCGCCCGTCGTGACGGCGGTCGAGTTCTCGCACGACTGGCCGGGCGCCGAGGGCCACGGCCACGGCGACGACGAGCACGGCGACGACGAGCACGCCGAAGAGGAGCACGCCGACGACGCGGACGCGGATGAGCACGCCGATGACGCGGACGCGCACGCCGAAGACGACGCGCATGCCGAGGACGACGCGCACGCCGAAGACGACGCGCATGCCGACGACGCGGACGCGCACGCCGAAGACGACGCGCACGCCGAAGACGAGGCGCACGGCCACGAGGGCCACGATCACATCGAGGGCTTCAACGAGCACGTCTGGTACGACCCGCACACGATCCACCACGTCGCCGAGGGCATCACCGAGGAGCTCATCGCGCTCGATCCCGACGGCGAGGCCGACTACCGCGCGGCGTTCGAGGCGTTCGGGGCCGGCATCGACGACCTCGAGGCGCAGCTCGCCGACATCGAGGCGGCGCACGCGGGCGCCGGGTTCTTCGTGACCGAGCCCGTTCCCGTCTACCTGCTCGAGGCGGCGGGCCTGGTCAACCTCGCGCCGGAGGAGTTCACCGAGGCGGTCGAGGAGGGCCAGGACGTCGCGCCGGCCGTGCTGCTGGAGGCCGAGCGCATCCTCACCTCGGGTGAGGTCACGGCCGTCATCGCGAACGCGCAGACCGGCGCCGCCGAGACGACGCGCGTCATCGACACCGCCACGGCGCAGCAGATCCCCGTGCTCGAGTTCACCGAGCTCGTGCCCGACGGCACGACGTACCTCGACTGGATGGCGCAGAACATCGCCGACATCGCGAGTACGCTGACCCGGTGACCCCCCGTCCGCCCCGCACCGCCGAGAGGCCCCCGAGCGACGCCGCTCCGCGCACGCCGCCGCTGCGCATCACGGGCGCCGCGCTGCGCCGCGACGGACGCGAGCTGTGGAGCAGCCTCGACCTGGACGTGCAGCCGGGCGAGCTCGTCACCGTGCTCGGGCCGAGCGGGTCGGGCAAGACGACGCTGCTGCGGGCGATCCTGGGGCTCGAGCCGCTGAGCGAGGGCGCGATCGAGGTGCTCGGGCAGCCGGCCCGCCCGGGCGGTCGCGGCGGCGGCCTGCGACAGGGCGGCAACCGCCACGTCGGCTACCTGCCGCAGGCCCACCCGCTCGCGCGCGACACGGCGATGCGCGGCCGCGACCTCGTCGCCCTCGGCGTCGACGGGCACCGCTTCGGCCTGCCGATCCCGCGCCGCGGCACGCGCGCGCGCGTCGACGGGCTGCTCGAGGCGGTCGGCGCCACGGCGTACGCGGACCGTCCCGTGGGCGAGCTGTCGGGCGGCGAGCAGCAGCGGCTGCGCGTGGGCCAGGCGCTCGCCGACGACCCCCGCCTGCTGTTGTGCGACGAGCCGCTCACGAGCCTCGACCTGGCCAATCAGCAGGCCGTCGTGCGGCTCATCGACCGGCATCGCGCGACGGGGGCGGCCGTGCTGCTCGTCACGCACGACATCAATCCCGTGCTGAGCCTCACCGACCGCATCCTGTACCTCGCGAACGGGCGGTTCACGCTCGGCGCACCGCACGAGGTGCTCACGAGCGAGGTGCTCACCGGCCTCTACGGCGCCCCCGTCTTCGTGCTGCGGGCGGGTGACCGCCTCGTGGTCGTGGGCGCCCCCGACGCCCTCGACCCGCACCACCATCACCACGACGGAGCCCCCGCATGACCTGGGACGTCGTCTCACGCACCGTGAGAGCAGGAGATATCACGAAGACAGGACGATTGGCTCAGGATCATCCTGTCCCGGCGATTTCTCCTGTTCTCGTGAGGCGGGGGATGCCGGTCGCATCGGCCGCGGTGACGTGCAGGCGGCCCGGAGCGGGCTCGCCGCGTGTGCCGGTGCCCACACGCGATGAAGGACAGGACGCCGCATGACCTGGGACGACATCGCGCAGGCCATGTTCGGCGGGCTCGCCGACTACGGCGACATCCTCGCGCTCGTCTCCAACTCGATCTGGGCGGGCGCCGTGCTCGGCCTGGTCGGCGGCCTCATCGGCGTGTTCGTGATGCAGCGCGACATGGCGTTCGCGGTGCACGGCATCAGCGAGCTGTCGTTCGCCGGTGCCGCCGCGGCACTGCTCATCGGCGTCGACGTCGTCGCCGGGTCGATCGCCGGCTCGCTCGTCGCGGCCGCCCTCATCGGACTGCTCGGCGCGCGCGCCCGCGACCGCAACTCGATCATCGGCGTGCTCATGCCGTTCGGCCTCGGCCTCGGCATCCTGTTCCTCTCGCTCTACAGCGGACGCAGCGCGAACAGGTTCAGCCTCCTCACCGGGCAGATCGTGTCGGTGCCGTCGTCGCAGCTGAGCATGCTCGTCGTCATCTCGGCGATCGTGCTCGTCGCGCTGCTGCTCATCTGGCGTCCCCTGCGGTTCGACTCGCTCGACCCGCAGTCGGCCGCCGCGCGCGGCGTGCCCACGGTCGCCGTCTCGCTCGGCTTCATGCTGCTGCTCGGCCTGACGGTCGCCGTCGCCGTGCACATCATCGGCGCGCTGCTCGTGATGGCGCTCGTCGTCACCCCCGCCGCGGCCGCCATGCGCATCGCGTCGGGACCGGTCGCGGTGCCCCTGCTCGCGGCGCTGTTCGGGGTGGGATCGGCGGTCATCGGCATCCTGCTCGCCGTCATGGGCACGCTGCCGGTCAGCCCCTACATCACGACCATCTCGTTCGCGATCTATCTCGTGTGCCGCGCGGTCGGCTCCCGCCGCGGGCGCGTGACCCACGGCCCCGGCGCCGAGCTCTCCGCGTAAGCGCGCGTTCCCTCGTTCAACCGCGGCAATATGCGGGTGCCGGAGGACGCGAGTCGCACTTCGCCGCGGTTGAACGAGGGGGCCATCGACGGGGGCCGTTCTTCAACCGCGGCAGATTGTGGGTGCCGGGCTCGGGGACCCGCGTATTGCCGCGGTTGAACGTGTAGGGGGGTGAGCAAGGGGGGTGGGCGGGATGCGGCGACGCAGCGCCGTTCAGCGCCTGCAAAGACGCCACCGGCCTAGACTGGCGGCATGGTCCAGCAGCGCAACACCTGGCAGCGCGATCGCGTGCGCGAGGCGCTCGTCGATGCGCAGCGGTTCGTGAGCGCCCAGGATCTGCACGCGACGCTGCGCGAGGAGAACACGGGCATCGGCCTGGCGACGGTCTACCGGGCGCTCGCGACGCTCGCCGCGAGCGGCGAGGCCGATCAGCTCAAGAGCACCGACGGCGAGGCGATCTACCGCGCGTGCTCGAGCACGGGACACCACCACCACCTCATCTGCCGCGAGTGCGGCACGACCGTGGAGATCCAGGCGACCGCCGTGGAGCAGTGGGCGCGCGCGACCGCCGCGGAGCACGGCTTCACCGAGGCGGAGCACGTCGTCGACATCTTCGGCCTGTGCGCGACGTGCTCGAAGAAGGATGCCGGGTGATCGGCGCCCCCTCGGCGGCGGGGCGCTGACGTGAGCGCGCCTCCCAGCAGGCGGGCGGCGAGCAGGCAGACGGCACCGTCCGCGACACGTCCCGCGACGGGCGGGTCGCGGCTCGTCGCGACAGCGATCGGCGTCGGCGTCATCGTCGTGCTGCTCGCGCTGTCGTGGCTCTCGCCGCTGCCGGCGCTCGGCACCCGCGCGCAGGACGGCCTGACCCTCGCGCTGAGCGTGCTCATCGAGGCCCTGCCGTTCGTCGTGCTCGGCGTGGTGCTGTCGATCGTCGTGCAGGTGTGGGTGCCGCCCGGTGCGATCGAGCGATGGATGCCGCGGGCGCCGTGGGCGCGCCGTGCCGTGCTGTCGCTGCTCGGCGTCGTGATCCCCGTGTGCGAGTGCGGCAACGTGCCGTTCGCGCGCGGGCTGCTGATGCGCGGGTTCACGGTGCCCGAGGCGCTGACCTTCCTGGTCGCGGCGCCCATCGTGAACCCCATCGTCGTGATCACGACGCATCAGGCGTTCGGCTTCGACGACGGCATCCTCATCGCGCGCCTGCTCGGCGGCTACGCCGTCGCGAACCTCATCGGATGGCTGTACAGCCGGCATCCCGACCCCGACGGACTGCTCACCGACCGGTTCGCCGCGGTCTGCGCGCACGCGCACGACGCGGAGGGCAGCCGCACGCGTCGCACGCTCGCGCAGTTCGTCGAGGAGCTGCGCGCCGTGATGCCGGCCCTCGTGATCGGTTCGGCGCTCGCCGGCGCCGTGCAGGTGCTCGTGCCGCGCGACACACTGCTGGCGATCGGCTCGAACCCCGCGCTGTCGATCGTCGCGATGATCCTGCTCGCGATCGTCGTGGCGATCTGCTCGAACGTCGACGCGTTCTTCGCGCTGTCGTTCGCGTCGACGTTCACGCCGGGATCGCTCGTCGCGTTCCTGCTGGTGGGCCCCGTGGTCGACCTCAAGATGCTGGCGCTGCTGCGCACGACGTTCCGCTCGCGCGCGCTCGCCGGCATCGTCGTCGTGGTGATCCTGTTCGCGATCGCGGTCGGAGGGGTGGTGAACCTCCTTGCCTGACGGCCTGTGGACCCGCGTGTTCGGGGTGGGGCTCGCCGCCGCCGTCGCGGCGCTGACCCTCGTGCTCGCCGTGACGGGACAGCTCGCGCTGTACATCAACCCCGACGGCGCATGGTTCGCCGTGGGCATGGCCGTCGTCGCGCTCGCGGGCGCCGTGTGGAGCTGCACTCTGCCGTTGCGGGAGGCGCACGCCGCCGAGGACGTTCAGTATTCAGGACGGCCGGCACCGGCAGGGCGCCCATCCCGCGGAATCCCGCGGGAACCGGTGGCGTCGCGCGCGGAATCTCCTGAATTGCGGACAGGGATGCCATCGCATCGGCACGCGCACGGGGATGCCGGGGCACACGATCACGACCACGCGGATGCCGGGGGCACGCGCCTCGCGGCGCGGCTGAGCCTCGCGGGCGGAGGGCTCGCGACCCTCGTCGTGGCGGCGGGGCTGCTCACGCCGCCGGCGACGCTGTCGGCGGAGCTCGCGATGAGCCGCGACACGGGAGCGCCGCCGCTGTTCGCGGGCGCCGACGTCGTCGCGCTCGCGACGACCGGCGACACGTCGGCCTTCGGCATCGGCGAGTGGGCGAGCGTGTTCGCGACGACGACCAATCCCGATGCGTTCGACGGCACCGAGGTCACCCTCACGGGCTTCGCGACGCCCGGCGACGCGGGCTTCCAGCTCACACGGCTCGTGATCACGCACTGCGTGATCGACGCGCAGCCTGCGAGCGTGCCGATCGCGACCGAGGACGCCGTCGACACCGGCGCGTGGGTCACCGTGACCGGCACGGTGCGCGACGAGGGCGGACGCCTGCGCATCGAGGCCTCCGAGATCGCGCACATCGATGAGCCGCGAGACCCGTATGAGTTCTGACGCCGGTGCGCCCGTGTCACGGCGCGCGCTGCGCGAGGCCGCCGAGCGCGCGCGGGCCGAGGCTGGCGCGGAGGAGGAGGCCCGCGCGGAGGGGGAGGCTCGGGCTGCCGCGGCGGCGCGGGGCGAGCAGGGGGCGGCTGGGCAGGGCGAGGGTCCCGCACGAGGTGAGGCGGCGCGGGGCGAGGGCCCGGCACGAGGTGAGCCTGCGCGGGGCGAGGGTC contains:
- a CDS encoding TIGR03943 family putative permease subunit; the protein is MPDGLWTRVFGVGLAAAVAALTLVLAVTGQLALYINPDGAWFAVGMAVVALAGAVWSCTLPLREAHAAEDVQYSGRPAPAGRPSRGIPREPVASRAESPELRTGMPSHRHAHGDAGAHDHDHADAGGTRLAARLSLAGGGLATLVVAAGLLTPPATLSAELAMSRDTGAPPLFAGADVVALATTGDTSAFGIGEWASVFATTTNPDAFDGTEVTLTGFATPGDAGFQLTRLVITHCVIDAQPASVPIATEDAVDTGAWVTVTGTVRDEGGRLRIEASEIAHIDEPRDPYEF
- a CDS encoding permease, with translation MGVGVIVVLLALSWLSPLPALGTRAQDGLTLALSVLIEALPFVVLGVVLSIVVQVWVPPGAIERWMPRAPWARRAVLSLLGVVIPVCECGNVPFARGLLMRGFTVPEALTFLVAAPIVNPIVVITTHQAFGFDDGILIARLLGGYAVANLIGWLYSRHPDPDGLLTDRFAAVCAHAHDAEGSRTRRTLAQFVEELRAVMPALVIGSALAGAVQVLVPRDTLLAIGSNPALSIVAMILLAIVVAICSNVDAFFALSFASTFTPGSLVAFLLVGPVVDLKMLALLRTTFRSRALAGIVVVVILFAIAVGGVVNLLA
- a CDS encoding DUF4287 domain-containing protein; the encoded protein is MTGSRVVAPEIGAGEKPKGPASYFPSIEKTYGQSVQHWLDLVVERLDAGEAHMQVVGWLKQEHGLGHGHANAIVAYVRAELA
- a CDS encoding dihydrolipoamide acetyltransferase family protein codes for the protein MSQTFTLPDVGEGLTEAEIVQWRVAPGDQVAVNDVLVEIETAKSLVELPSPFAGTVGEILVTEGTTVTVGTAIITIVGDREEPAPPAAAGPAPASEGDGAVLVGYGTGGAAPSRRKRAADEHPDRVKASVGVVAKPPIRKLARDLGVDLADVTPTGPSGEVTREDVVGHATQASVFRNIATPAPPAEREQRIPVAASVPPVEREERRAEGGSREETIPVKGVRKATSTAMVRSAYTAPHVSVWADVDASRTMELVKRMKASPDFADIKVSPLLIMARAVVWAVRRTPMVNAAWIDNEDGSAEIRVRNYVNLGIAAATPRGLLVPNIKDAQDLSMRELARALEKLTVTAREGRTQPVDQQNGTITITNIGVFGMDAGTPIINPGESGIIALGAIRQKPWVVDGEVRPRWVTTVSGSFDHRVIDGDGMSRFVADVASVLEEPALLLD
- a CDS encoding metal ABC transporter solute-binding protein, Zn/Mn family; this translates as MKKTFAAAALLTVSALALAGCAGAPGGEATESPGGEAAGLQVVASTNVYGQIAEELGAGRVEVTSIITSLAQDPHSYEASAQDQLTVSRADLLVVNGGGYDGFMDALIEGSGTEAPVVTAVEFSHDWPGAEGHGHGDDEHGDDEHAEEEHADDADADEHADDADAHAEDDAHAEDDAHAEDDAHADDADAHAEDDAHAEDEAHGHEGHDHIEGFNEHVWYDPHTIHHVAEGITEELIALDPDGEADYRAAFEAFGAGIDDLEAQLADIEAAHAGAGFFVTEPVPVYLLEAAGLVNLAPEEFTEAVEEGQDVAPAVLLEAERILTSGEVTAVIANAQTGAAETTRVIDTATAQQIPVLEFTELVPDGTTYLDWMAQNIADIASTLTR
- a CDS encoding metal ABC transporter ATP-binding protein, which codes for MTPRPPRTAERPPSDAAPRTPPLRITGAALRRDGRELWSSLDLDVQPGELVTVLGPSGSGKTTLLRAILGLEPLSEGAIEVLGQPARPGGRGGGLRQGGNRHVGYLPQAHPLARDTAMRGRDLVALGVDGHRFGLPIPRRGTRARVDGLLEAVGATAYADRPVGELSGGEQQRLRVGQALADDPRLLLCDEPLTSLDLANQQAVVRLIDRHRATGAAVLLVTHDINPVLSLTDRILYLANGRFTLGAPHEVLTSEVLTGLYGAPVFVLRAGDRLVVVGAPDALDPHHHHHDGAPA
- a CDS encoding intradiol ring-cleavage dioxygenase yields the protein MTRIPEPENTPAGPAYEGRLLDRPDDEVVDQGLPFDLGTLVSRRGILSLVGIGAGSLALAACTPAATSATPTATATATPTTTPSATPSPTASATAEATEEALPAGEIPDETAGPYPGDGSNGPDVLEQSGVVRSDIRSSIDGGATAEGVPLTFTLRITDMANGDVPFAGVAVYAWHCDAQGRYSMYSSGVENETFLRGVQIADDNGQVTFTSIFPGCYTGRWPHIHFEVYPDQASITDSTNAISTSQLGFPQNICDEVYTLPAYDGSAQNLAGVGSIQSDNVFGDDGGALQIATVTGGADAGITASLTVRVDTTTAPTGGSMGGGGGMPGGGGMPGGGR
- a CDS encoding thiamine pyrophosphate-dependent dehydrogenase E1 component subunit alpha, which gives rise to MTSPDDSALVRVLAADGTYAPTPAAERYLPLIEALSDAELETFYRDMVVVRAFDRQATNLQRQGQLALWPPSLGQEAAQVGSVRAARAQDHIFPSYREHVVCTVRGVDPIDIIRIMRGVTHGGWNPLDPRNGNVHLYAIVLASQTLHATGLGMGLVLDDRCGSGDPDRDEAVIVYYGDGSSSQGDVHEAMVFAASYHTPQVFFLQNNQWAISVPVSRQSRSPLHERAAGYGIPSLLVDGNDVLASYAVSKLALDEARAGGGPRAIEARTYRMGAHTTSDDPTKYRTSDEEQSWARRDPIARMRAHLEGRGASAAFFDDVDAEAAAYADDVRVRTNELGGIPAAEMFDHVYSDPHPVIAEQKRWLEDYEASLEGGQA
- a CDS encoding alpha-ketoacid dehydrogenase subunit beta, which codes for MTDMQTMPFAKAINAGMRAAMQADDRVLLMGEDIGPLGGVFRVTEGLLAEFGDRRVLDTPLAESGIVGTAIGLTMAGFRPVCEIQFDGFVFPAFDQITAQLAKLTNRYAGAASFPVVIRIPYGGHIGAIEHHQESPEGYFTHTPGLRVVSPSTPNDGYWMIQDAIASNDPVIFFEPKSKYWMKGEVDTNERALPLHASRIVRRGTDVTLVGHGAMVTTLLQAAAIAEGEGVSCEVIDLRSLSPVDYGPLLDSVRRTGRMVHAQEAPGFSSLGSEIAATVMEKAFFALEAPVLRVAGFDAPFPPAALEGMYLPDPDRVLEAVDRALAY
- a CDS encoding metal ABC transporter permease; this encodes MTWDDIAQAMFGGLADYGDILALVSNSIWAGAVLGLVGGLIGVFVMQRDMAFAVHGISELSFAGAAAALLIGVDVVAGSIAGSLVAAALIGLLGARARDRNSIIGVLMPFGLGLGILFLSLYSGRSANRFSLLTGQIVSVPSSQLSMLVVISAIVLVALLLIWRPLRFDSLDPQSAAARGVPTVAVSLGFMLLLGLTVAVAVHIIGALLVMALVVTPAAAAMRIASGPVAVPLLAALFGVGSAVIGILLAVMGTLPVSPYITTISFAIYLVCRAVGSRRGRVTHGPGAELSA
- a CDS encoding Fur family transcriptional regulator, which gives rise to MVQQRNTWQRDRVREALVDAQRFVSAQDLHATLREENTGIGLATVYRALATLAASGEADQLKSTDGEAIYRACSSTGHHHHLICRECGTTVEIQATAVEQWARATAAEHGFTEAEHVVDIFGLCATCSKKDAG